The DNA segment ctttggtatttttttctatttagagacAAAATCTTGAAAGTAGCATCTGTACACATGCAACTGCTATGTTGAACTCCACAGGTGGTTCGGATTTGGACAAAGCACCCAAAGCACCTTCCTGGCAGCTCTGCTGAATGAAGTTCACTTGTCTGACATGACACACACATGCCAGGGGACAAGGGAACTCCTGATAGGCCTGCAGGAGGGCAAGAGAGCCCCCTGTTGAGAATGAGAGGGCCACACAGGCCCACTGGCAAGGATATGATTCCATACATTTCCCAAGTTTTGTCCCCCCTGGACCTGTAGGATTTCCCCACAGACACCTGGAGTCAGCTGATCAAACCAGGCTCCCCCCCTACATTGTGGAGAGAAGACAGATGAGCCCAAGGGAGTCTCGACAGTGCCTAGGTCCAGCCGACCTCCCACCTTGCTGGCCTCCTCACCTGTCAGCTGCTCGGTCTCGCATCCTGTCTCTCCTCCTTtgcttttccctcctcttcttcacTTCATCATCCTCGTCATCCTTCTCTCCTACAACAGAGAAGTCCCTTCCAGACGCTCTGAGTAGCTTGCAGAGGAGCGAGCACAAGGGCCTTGATGGGGACCATAGTTTGGCCACCATACCCCACACCCCACCGGCCACCTCCACGCATGGCAGGGTGCAGACACCCTGAGGCACCAAGGGGCTGTCAAAGGCTCCCAATGGGGATGGGCCTTTGAGGAGAACCCTCAGTCGTTCCCAGGGGAGTCATCTCACTCCCCATGGCCGATAAGGCCGGGATGGGCCAGGGATACGACCCGCCCATCCCATTCACACCATGGCCCACCTgctctctctgtccttccctgTCTTGCTTTTCCAATCCAGGGCCCTACCACTGGGCCTTCTCCCAACATTActtaaggagagagagaagcctTTCTTCCCAGATAAAGAGGCAGCAGCCGGAAggcctcagaaaacaaaacaagccacTCTACCGCCCTCCGTCCCACTCTAGGTGGACCATAACTACTGTCCTGGCAGCTTCGTCTGAACTAGGGCCTCAGCAGGTTTGACAACCCCTGCTGGCCTGAACTCTATCTTTCACTCACAGAACTGTTGCTCTAGGGCTTTCCCAGGGATACACGGGAAGCAATCCCAGAAACAAAAGTGGAAGAGACCAACTGGTCTTCCATCCATCCCGTGGGGCCAGCGCAGGAGCTCCTCTGAGAGCCGTGCAGCCCAGAGTCCCAGCATGAGGCCAGGCCAGGTCACCGCggctcagggccagggccagacACTGAAAAAAGGTTGGATAAGCATCTGAACTGTAACCCCTACCCCTGATGCCAGTCACGAGACTGTCCCACGAAGATGGCGACCGGCGTGCGCTGCTCAGAAGCCTCTCAAAAGGGCGTGTGGGATTTTTGGCAAGAGGTCACTGCCTGAAACTATTACTGCTGTTTAATAGCAAAGTCATCCCGGGTAGGTAGCAGGACCTGCGCGCAATAAACATGTCACCTTTGCTTTAGCATTTACCCCACTGCACGAGCTGCTAAACGTTCTGTGTGGTCCCATGCTATAGACATAATCACTTCAATAAACAGGGTGGGACGACCTCAGAGGGTTGGTCAAACCTGAACAAGTAAGAGAAGGAGCATCTAAGCCAGAGGCCTTCAGAACTCATGGGAGCAGAACCACAAAGGAGCCAGTCTCCGAGTCTTAAGGGAAACCAGCTATGGACAGACCCGTGGGGACAGGGAAAGAAACAAGTGGCTTGTGGGTAAACTCAAAGCCACCATGTCTCACGCTTCTCCATGTCCCCCCAAGGGGTTATGTTGCTCTGTTCTTGCCACTTATTTTGGACTCTTAGGCCTCCCGTGCTGGAACTGGTGGGACCTGCTTAGCAGTGACTGCCTCTGGAGGATCCGTGTCTGAGTGTGCCTGACAGGACTCCCCACCCCGAGCTCCCGACCCGGGCCGTGTCTGGACTCTGCCCCACGCAGTGCCGATGTCCCCATCACAGAGGCTGAGAGCATGGCCCTGGCCTGGCAAGCAAGGGAACTGTGGACAGAATGAAGCCCAGGAGAAAACAGTATAGGGACCTGCATTGGCCAATGGAAGAACAGAGAAGACAGGCCGGATGGCGCCGCTTCTTCCCTCTTGCATCTCTGAGATTCTCCCTTCCCTGCCACTGCGAGCTGTTGCAGACACCCAGAGGTGAGTTTCCCCGTCTCCGCAGCCTGCACCAAGTGAGGCAAACAGACCTGTTTCCAGCAAGTGCTGCTCCAAACACCGAAGCAAAGCCTCAGGGTGAGTGGTGGGCAAAGGCCCACCAGGCAGCCATGGCCCCTCTCCTGCCTTGAGCCGCCAGCCCCTCCATCCAGGCCCTGGGTTGTTCAGAAGCCCAGCCCAGCTGGGAGCTAGGCGGTGAGTGCAGGGTAGCTGGGCAGACACAGGAAAGCTCAAAGGGATGCTGGGCGATGCCTACCTCGCTGCCTCCCGGAGTCGAAGTATTCGTCCTCCTAAAAATAGGCACAAAGTTGGACTGTGAGGGGGAGTTTCCAGAATTCTCCACAACCAGCCTAGCTCCTTGCCACCACCTGGTGGTCACTGTGCCACCAGGGACACCACCACAATGTATCAGGACAAGTCCCAGGGCCACGGGACAGAGAGTGAGTGTCCCATCACTAGTCCTGGTTGCCTTCTGAAATTTTGTGATGATGctaacttgcttttttttaagaaagtcacTGACCACATTTCAATTCTTTCTAAAGGTAAAGAAATACCTCTGGCAAATGCACAGTTCTGCACACAGGAAGGCCAAGAGCCCATCCATCAACTGTGTCAAGAAACCCCCTTTTGGACCAGTTCCAGTGTTCTTTAATGAAGATGGGCTTTATGAAGTTTCTCAGCTATTTGTTTACATTTACCAAAGACTATAACAAGTCaggtataaataaaaatgactcaTCTAACTGAAAATCAGCACTGAAGCCCATTCCTTAGACACTGAGCTGAAGATTACATTATCAATCAGTAGACAGGCAGAGATTCACAAGCTGAAGATCTAAGCAACCCAGACAGGGAGCAAGCACGACCCTCAGAAGCACCTGGATGAAGCCTCCATATACCCACATCTCCAGGCCCTACCCCCGACTTGGACCAGAATTTGCAGGGGGTGGCAAAGGACCTCTCCCCACACGCTCATGCACGGTCCTGGCTGAGAGCCAGCCTTTAACACCCATCTCCCGTGGTTGGTTTTAAGAGGTGAATGACAAGGATGCACTCAGCACCAGCCTGGTGCTGGCAGCAAAAGAGCCTTCAGTGCACGTTTGGAAGCCCAGGCCCACACAGCCACCCGCTGCAGTTACCACGTGTGCAGCCAGGCACATCGCTATGAGGACACAGGGatggctggggagagggctgggaatGTTTTCAGGGAAAGAAGGATTGCCACAAGTGGAAAACTCATAGAAACCTAGCTGCAAGTCTGATTATTAAATCTACTCCTGAGGCAGAGAGGGATCCACCACAGCAGCTGTTCCTCCTCTCTGTGAGAAAGAcactgaaggaaggaagaaaccctGCACTAGAGACACCGGAGGTTGATCAGTAAAGGTGAACTTACACCCCTGAATTCTTCATCTCCTGATCGGAAGTCACCAGCTCCATCATCTATTGGacacaaaggaaagggaaagtcAGCTCCTCGGCACCGGCCCACCCCATTTTCACCTCCCAGACTCACTGTCCAGAGTGACTGTGCTTGTCCTGACTACAGTGGGGATTGTGGGAGTGCAGGTTGACACACGCCACCCTTGAGTTCCCATGTGTCCACTGTCCAGACAGGCAGGCAGAACACCAAGCATGCAACTGACTCATACCCACCCAGGCCTATTGGCCCCCAGGGCATACCGTTTTCGGAAAAATCGCCTTCACTGTCAGCCCGGGCCTGTTTGGTGTCTGGCTCGTCGTAAATCTGCAACTGCTTCCGTTTCCTGCCCAAGCTATCTGGGCCGCAGCGATCAAACCCTCTCCACCTGGGCTACAGACACAAGCATATCCCACTGTACCGCTTACTCAGACAGGTAACAcaccccagagaaatgaagaacaaaaaggCTGTAAGATCAGAGAATGAGGACAGAATATGTCTTTTCAGAAAGCAAACAACATAGTCGGAAAACCCCGTTCCTCAAACACAAAAACTactctgagtgaaagaagccagacaaaaaagttGACATGTTCTATGATtgcattcatatgaaatgtccaggagAGGGaaatctagagacagaaagtagattagtggttgccagaggctgggggagagaacaaggagtgactgctaacagCAGAGGTttctttctgggatgatggaaacaTTCTAAAATTACATGATGGTGAAAGTTGCACAATTCTGTACATTTTTACTAAAAGTTgaactgtactttaaaaataagtaaatcttaCAGATAGCTCAACAAagcttcttaaaaagaaaagcaaacaaggcAGGTTAGAACTTGGCAAGGGCTTACCCGATCCCTGATCCGGGCCTGTGACCGGCCACATCCATAGGGCACAGAGTTGTCATAACCACCCGCCCCCTGCATGCCCATCACTCCGAAGTCAGGGGCCATGGActgggagaagagggaaggcgggggcctgctgggggaggggcctcccaggccccgcccacccACATAGTTCATCTCAGTCCATGGAGCAgagagaggctcagaggaggctgCAGGCAGCATGAAGGGGTCGCTGCGCATAAAAGTGCTGGGGTTGCTCCGGTCCTGGAAGCGGCCCTGGCCTCGGCCCCGCATGAAGCCATCGAGGGAGCCCCGCTCACGGGCTGGGTCCCGGCAGTCGCTGTACTGACCACCAAAGCCACCATTGCGGTCAGGCCCCAGGTCAAAGTCATAGTCAAAGCTGTAGCTGGGGCGGTAGGGATTGTGCTCCGGCAGGCAAGGCCTGGAATCATAGGGCTCAAACGACTGGAACCGGAAGGAGCTGCAAAGAAAGCACAACCCATCACCACACTGTCCAGGCACGACCTCAACGCCTCCCGCAGAGCTGACTGCCCTACGTTCAGAACAGCACAACCAAGCCACCACGCATCCCTTGCTCAGAAAGCAAGAGACCAACCATCCCTTCTGAGTATTGCTGAACAAAGGGCATGAAGCCCTTGGCCATGAGAAGGGGAGGGTCTGCTGGGCGTCTGATGCAGAAATAAGGAGTCTGACATAGTCTAGTTAACAGTCACACCCTAAACCCCACCACTCAGGAAACCAGCAAGTCCCATTAAATGTCTAGCCCAACAATGGCTCAACTTCTGTACTCCATACTCAAGAGGGTACGGGGGAAGAGTCATCCCTGAAAGAGCAGGTGCCCACTCCCATCCGCACAAAGCTGGGTATGCGGGATCCCCCAGGGAAGGGCTCAGGCCTGTAATCACCTCTCCCGGTCCTGCATGCCCTCCCCACCGCCGCTGCTCCcgcccctgcttccttccttggaCATCATGTCCAAACGTTGGTTGATCTTGGCAATGAGGGAGTCAGAATTGTCGGTGCACGGCTCTGGGCCATAAGAAGCCATATGCATGGCAGGGCCCCCAGTCGCCAGGCCATCGCTGGCCTTGGTGGCCTCCCATGAGGCTGGGCCATAGCTGTAGGTTGCTCCTGTGGTGACGCTGGTGTTCTGGGCACCGTAATAATTGTAGTTCTCATAACCTGCCAGACGGAGGAAGCGCCAAATCAGATCTCAGCAACTGGTGGAGAACTCTGGGGAGAAGCACCCACTGCccacagggaaggaagaaagtcCTAGGACCAAGTGCTGTTGGCTTACCCCACACCGCACACATCACCTGCCaagaggcagcaggaggagggcaggggcctcACCTACAACTCTGAGCAGTGGGTT comes from the Camelus dromedarius isolate mCamDro1 chromosome 27, mCamDro1.pat, whole genome shotgun sequence genome and includes:
- the AKAP8 gene encoding A-kinase anchor protein 8, with product MEHGYGGYGAWSAGPANTQGAYGTSVASWQGYENYNYYGAQNTSVTTGATYSYGPASWEATKASDGLATGGPAMHMASYGPEPCTDNSDSLIAKINQRLDMMSKEGSRGGSSGGGEGMQDRESSFRFQSFEPYDSRPCLPEHNPYRPSYSFDYDFDLGPDRNGGFGGQYSDCRDPARERGSLDGFMRGRGQGRFQDRSNPSTFMRSDPFMLPAASSEPLSAPWTEMNYVGGRGLGGPSPSRPPPSLFSQSMAPDFGVMGMQGAGGYDNSVPYGCGRSQARIRDRPRWRGFDRCGPDSLGRKRKQLQIYDEPDTKQARADSEGDFSENDDGAGDFRSGDEEFRGEDEYFDSGRQRGEKDDEDDEVKKRREKQRRRDRMRDRAADRIQFACSVCKFRSFEDEEIQKHLQSKFHKETLRFIGTKLPDKTVEFLQEYIVNRNKKIEKRRQELMEKESTKPKPDPFKGIGQEHFFKKIEAAHCLACDMLIPAQHQLLQRHLHSVDHNHNRRLAAEQFKKTSLHVAKSVLNNRHIVKMLEKYLKGEDPFTSEAVDPETEGDDNLGGEDKEETPEEVAAEVLAEVITAAVRAVDGEGAPAPESSEMLAQGEATPEATSGPHAEEPLEAKAPCGVASEKGNAKAEARGEAAEAGGDVETLAAEAESTLTATAPAPAATEADGEQTAAECRDALPTE